A window of the Brassica oleracea var. oleracea cultivar TO1000 chromosome C1, BOL, whole genome shotgun sequence genome harbors these coding sequences:
- the LOC106292870 gene encoding homeobox-leucine zipper protein ATHB-40, which yields MNHTLDDQNMAFISQLYPDVYTQIVPQQGEVKPPKRRRKKSKAAVASGDGSNCLFRKRKLTDEQVNMLEMSFGDEHKLESERKDKLAAELGLDPRQVAVWFQNRRARWKNKRLEEEYNKLKNSHDNVVVDKCRLESELLQLKEQLYDAEREIQRLAERVEGGSSNSPVSSSVSVEANGTPFFGDYKVGDDGDDYSNLFYPVPENIYIDGAEWMNLYI from the exons ATGAACCACACTCTGGATGATCAGAACATGGCTTTTATCTCTCAATTGTACCCTGATGTCTACACTCAGATAGTACCACAACAAG GTGAAGTGAAGCCACCGAAACGAAGGAGAAAGAAGAGCAAAGCAGCGGTTGCTTCCGGAGATGGAAGCAATTGCTTGTTTAGGAAGAGAAAGCTTACCGATGAGCAAGTGAACATGTTGGAGATGAGTTTTGGAGATGAGCACAAGCTTGAGTCAGAGAGGAAAGATAAACTTGCGGCGGAGCTAGGGCTTGACCCTCGTCAAGTTGCAGTTTGGTTTCAGAACCGTCGTGCACGGTGGAAGAACAAAAGGCTCGAGGAAGAGTACAACAAACTCAAAAACTCACATGACAACGTCGTTGTCGACAAGTGCCGACTTGAGTCAGAG CTTCTTCAGCTCAAGGAACAGCTATATGATGCAGAGAGGGAGATCCAAAGATTGGCAGAAAGAGTAGAAGGAGGCTCGAGCAACAGTCCAGTTTCTTCTTCAGTTTCGGTGGAAGCCAACGGGACGCCGTTTTTTGGAGACTATAAAGTTGGAGACGACGGTGACGACTACAGTAACCTGTTTTATCCGGTCCCTGAAAACATCTACATTGATGGAGCTGAATGGATGAATCTTTACATATAA
- the LOC106309354 gene encoding G-box-binding factor 1 isoform X1, translated as MYSVLIIVSVCSLNNPSYKTMGTSEEKTPSKPASSTQDIPPTPYPDWSNSMQAYYGGGGTPSPFFPSPVGSPSPHPYMWGAQHHMMPPYGTPVPYPAMYPPGAVYAHPGMPMPPSSAPTNETVKEQAPGKKSKGSLKRKGEGGEKAPSGSGNDGVSHSDESVTGGSSDENDENANHQEHGSVRKPSFGQMLADASSQSNTTGEMIQGSVPMKPLAPGTNLNMGMDLWSSQAGVPVKDERELKRQKRKQSNRESARRSRLRKQAECEQLQQRVESLTSENQSLRDELQRLSGECEKLKTQNSSIQDELVRVHGPEAVANLEQNADGSKDGEGTD; from the exons ATGTACTCTGTTCTGATCATTGTCTCTGTCTGTTCGTTGAACAATCCAT CTTATAAAACAATGGGAACAAGCGAAGAAAAGACGCCTTCTAAACCAGCATCCTCAACACAG GACATTCCCCCCACACCTTATCCAGACTGGTCTAACTCAATGCAG GCTTATTATGGAGGAGGAGGTACTCCGAGTCCTTTTTTCCCATCTCCCGTTGGATCTCCTAGTCCTCACCCTTACATGTGGGGTGCTCAA CACCATATGATGCCGCCTTATGGGACCCCCGTTCCGTACCCAGCCATGTATCCCCCAGGGGCAGTCTACGCCCATCCTGGCATGCCCATG CCTCCTTCTTCTGCTCCAACCAACGAGACCGTGAAGGAACAAGCCCCTGGAAAGAAGTCAAAAGGGAGCTTGAAAAGAAAGGGCGAAGGAGGTGAGAAGGCGCCTTCTGGTTCTGGGAACGATGGTGTATCTCACAG TGATGAAAGTGTCACAGGGGGTTCATCTGATGAAAACGATGAGAATGCTAACCACCAG GAACATGGTTCAGTTAGAAAGCCTAGCTTTGGACAAATGCTGGCGGATG CAAGTTCTCAGAGTAATACTACCGGTGAGATGATCCAAGGTTCAGTTCCCATGAAGCCACTAGCCCCTGGGACTAATTTGAATATGGGAATGGACTTATGGTCTTCCCAGGCTGGTGTACCTGTGAAG GATGAAAGAGAGCTCAAGAGGCAGAAAAGGAAACAATCTAACCGTGAATCCGCCAGGCGGTCCAGACTAAGGAAGCAG GCGGAATGCGAACAGCTTCAGCAGAGAGTAGAGAGTTTGACTAGTGAGAATCAGAGCCTGAGAGATGAGTTGCAGAGACTCTCTGGAGAATGTGAGAAGCTCAAGACTCAGAACAGTTCTATTCAG GATGAGTTGGTAAGAGTGCATGGACCAGAGGCCGTGGCTAATCTAGAACAGAATGCTGATGGGTCTAAAGATGGCGAAGGAACAGATTAA
- the LOC106309354 gene encoding G-box-binding factor 1 isoform X2: protein MGTSEEKTPSKPASSTQDIPPTPYPDWSNSMQAYYGGGGTPSPFFPSPVGSPSPHPYMWGAQHHMMPPYGTPVPYPAMYPPGAVYAHPGMPMPPSSAPTNETVKEQAPGKKSKGSLKRKGEGGEKAPSGSGNDGVSHSDESVTGGSSDENDENANHQEHGSVRKPSFGQMLADASSQSNTTGEMIQGSVPMKPLAPGTNLNMGMDLWSSQAGVPVKDERELKRQKRKQSNRESARRSRLRKQAECEQLQQRVESLTSENQSLRDELQRLSGECEKLKTQNSSIQDELVRVHGPEAVANLEQNADGSKDGEGTD, encoded by the exons ATGGGAACAAGCGAAGAAAAGACGCCTTCTAAACCAGCATCCTCAACACAG GACATTCCCCCCACACCTTATCCAGACTGGTCTAACTCAATGCAG GCTTATTATGGAGGAGGAGGTACTCCGAGTCCTTTTTTCCCATCTCCCGTTGGATCTCCTAGTCCTCACCCTTACATGTGGGGTGCTCAA CACCATATGATGCCGCCTTATGGGACCCCCGTTCCGTACCCAGCCATGTATCCCCCAGGGGCAGTCTACGCCCATCCTGGCATGCCCATG CCTCCTTCTTCTGCTCCAACCAACGAGACCGTGAAGGAACAAGCCCCTGGAAAGAAGTCAAAAGGGAGCTTGAAAAGAAAGGGCGAAGGAGGTGAGAAGGCGCCTTCTGGTTCTGGGAACGATGGTGTATCTCACAG TGATGAAAGTGTCACAGGGGGTTCATCTGATGAAAACGATGAGAATGCTAACCACCAG GAACATGGTTCAGTTAGAAAGCCTAGCTTTGGACAAATGCTGGCGGATG CAAGTTCTCAGAGTAATACTACCGGTGAGATGATCCAAGGTTCAGTTCCCATGAAGCCACTAGCCCCTGGGACTAATTTGAATATGGGAATGGACTTATGGTCTTCCCAGGCTGGTGTACCTGTGAAG GATGAAAGAGAGCTCAAGAGGCAGAAAAGGAAACAATCTAACCGTGAATCCGCCAGGCGGTCCAGACTAAGGAAGCAG GCGGAATGCGAACAGCTTCAGCAGAGAGTAGAGAGTTTGACTAGTGAGAATCAGAGCCTGAGAGATGAGTTGCAGAGACTCTCTGGAGAATGTGAGAAGCTCAAGACTCAGAACAGTTCTATTCAG GATGAGTTGGTAAGAGTGCATGGACCAGAGGCCGTGGCTAATCTAGAACAGAATGCTGATGGGTCTAAAGATGGCGAAGGAACAGATTAA
- the LOC106309344 gene encoding scarecrow-like protein 15: MKVQASSPQDNQPSNTNSTDNNNNNNQIPSMDEHVMRSMDWDSIMKELELDDDSTPNPLKTEFTTTDSAIGPLYAVDSNLPGFPDQIQPSDFDSSDAYQNQTAGYGFTSLDSVDNGGGFDFVEDLIRVVDCVESDELQLAQVILSRLNQRLRSPAGRPLQRAAFYFKEALGSLLTGSNRNQTRLLSSWTEIVQKIRAVKEFSGISPIPLFSHFTANQAILDSLSSQQSSSSPFVHVVDFDIGFGGQYASLMREIAEKSISSGFLRVTAVVAEECAVETRLVKENLTQFAAEMKIRFQIEFVLMKTFEMLSFKAIRFVDGERTVVLISPAIFRRLSGIAEFVTNLRRVFPKVVVFVDSEGWTEIAGAGSFRREFVTALEFYTMVLESLDAAAPPGDLVKKIVEAFVLRPKIAAAVETTAGGRRNVGEMTWREAFCGAGMRSIQLSQFAIFQAECLLEKAQVRGFHVAKRQEELVLCWHGRALVATSAWRF, from the coding sequence ATGAAGGTCCAGGCTTCCTCTCCTCAAGACAACCAACCATCGAACACTAACAGTACTGATAATAATAATAATAATAATCAGATACCATCGATGGACGAACATGTGATGCGTTCCATGGACTGGGACTCGATCATGAAGGAGCTGGAGCTAGACGATGACTCAACACCAAACCCCTTGAAGACAGAGTTCACAACAACGGACTCCGCAATAGGACCACTCTACGCCGTCGATTCCAACCTCCCTGGCTTCCCCGATCAGATCCAGCCGTCCGATTTCGACTCATCCGATGCTTATCAAAACCAAACCGCCGGTTACGGTTTCACTTCCCTCGACAGCGTCGACAATGGAGGAGGATTCGATTTCGTCGAAGACCTCATCCGAGTCGTGGACTGCGTCGAGTCGGACGAGCTACAGCTCGCTCAGGTGATTCTATCACGCCTCAACCAACGCCTTCGATCTCCCGCGGGAAGACCGTTACAAAGAGCAGCGTTTTACTTCAAAGAAGCTCTCGGTTCGCTTTTAACCGGATCGAACCGGAATCAAACCCGGTTATTATCTTCCTGGACCGAGATCGTTCAGAAGATCCGCGCGGTTAAGGAGTTCTCCGGTATTTCCCCGATCCCTCTCTTCTCTCACTTCACCGCGAACCAAGCGATCCTCGACTCCCTGAGCTCGCAGCAGTCCTCTTCCTCTCCCTTCGTCCACGTGGTGGACTTCGACATCGGGTTCGGCGGACAGTACGCGTCGCTCATGAGGGAGATCGCCGAGAAATCGATAAGCAGCGGGTTTTTACGAGTCACGGCGGTGGTGGCGGAGGAGTGCGCCGTCGAGACGCGCCTCGTGAAGGAGAATTTGACTCAGTTCGCGGCGGAGATGAAGATCCGTTTCCAGATCGAGTTCGTGCTGATGAAGACGTTCGAGATGCTGTCTTTCAAGGCGATCAGGTTCGTCGACGGGGAGAGAACCGTCGTCTTGATATCTCCGGCGATATTCCGACGTCTGAGCGGAATCGCCGAGTTTGTGACTAACTTACGGAGAGTGTTTCCGAAGGTTGTTGTGTTTGTGGACAGCGAAGGGTGGACGGAGATCGCCGGAGCGGGATCGTTCCGGCGGGAGTTTGTCACGGCTCTCGAGTTCTACACGATGGTGCTTGAGTCCCTCGACGCGGCCGCTCCTCCGGGAGATCTGGTGAAGAAGATCGTGGAAGCGTTTGTCTTACGGCCGAAGATCGCGGCGGCGGTGGAGACGACGGCGGGAGGTAGGAGAAACGTTGGAGAGATGACGTGGCGGGAAGCGTTCTGCGGGGCCGGGATGAGGTCGATCCAGCTGAGCCAGTTCGCGATCTTTCAGGCGGAGTGTTTGCTGGAGAAGGCGCAGGTGAGAGGGTTCCACGTGGCGAAACGGCAGGAGGAGTTGGTGCTGTGCTGGCACGGAAGGGCGCTGGTTGCCACGTCGGCTTGGAGGTTTTAG
- the LOC106328749 gene encoding LOW QUALITY PROTEIN: splicing factor U2af large subunit A (The sequence of the model RefSeq protein was modified relative to this genomic sequence to represent the inferred CDS: deleted 1 base in 1 codon), which produces MWTVYDHISVPQAFGGLPMMPIQAMTQQATRHARRVYVGGLSPQANEQSVATFFSQVMAAVGGNTAGPGDAVVNVYINHEKKFAFVEMHSVEEASNAMSLDEIIFEGAPVKVRRPSDYNPSLAASLGPSHPSPHLNLAAVGLTPGTSGGLEGPDRIFVGGLPYYFTELQVRELLESFGALKGFDLVKDRENGNSKGYAFCVYQDVAVTDIACAALNGIKMGDKTLTVRRANQGTMQPSKPEQESILLHAQQQIAFQVNMLQPGPVATTVVCLTQVVNEDELRDDEEFEDIMDDMRQEGGKFGALTNVVIPRPSPSGEPVAGLGKVFLKYGDTDGSSRARSGMNGRKFGGNEVVAVFYKFDQGDYGA; this is translated from the exons ATGTGGACTGTTTATGACCATATAAG CGTCCCACAGGCGTTTGGGGGACTCCCTATGATGCCAATCCAGGCTATGACACAGCAG GCGACTAGGCATGCTCGCAGAGTATATGTTGGTGGCCTTTCCCCTCAAGCAAATGAACAG TCAGTGGCTACTTTTTTTAGTCAAGTTATGGCTGCTGTTGGTGGAAACACTGCTGGTCCAGGTGATGCTGTTGTTAATGTTTACATAAACCATGAGAAGAAGTTTGCTTTCGTGGAGATGCATTCTGTTGAAGAGGCAAGTAACGCAATGTCTTTGGATGAGATTATATTTGAG GGAGCTCCAGTGAAGGTGAGAAGACCTAGTGACTATAACCCATCTCTAGCTGCATCACTTGGTCCAAGCCACCCCAGCCCTCATCTAAACTTAGCTGCCGTTGGTCTGACTCCAGGTACTTCTGGTGGGCTCGAGGGCCCAGACCGTATTTTCGTCGGTGGGCTTCCTTACTACTTCACCGAGCTGCAAGTCAGGGAGCTGCTGGAGAGCTTTGGCGCCCTCAAGGGCTTTGATCTCGTGAAAGATAGAGAAAATGGCAACTCTAAAGGATACGCTTTCTGCGTCTACCAAGATGTAGCTGTTACAGACATCGCGTGCGCTGCCCTAAACGGCATCAAAATGGGAGATAAGACGCTTACCGTGAGACGTGCGAACCAAGGAACAATGCAACCG TCGAAGCCTGAGCAGGAGAGTATATTGTTGCATGCACAACAGCAGATTGCTTTTCAG GTGAATATGTTGCAGCCGGGACCAGTGGCAACAACAGTTGTATGTTTGACTCAAGTTGTTAATGAGGATGAGCTTAGAGACGACGAGGAGTTTGAAGATATCATGGATGACATGAGGCAAGAAGGCGGCAAGTTTG GTGCGTTGACCAACGTTGTGATTCCGCGTCCCAGTCCCAGCGGTGAGCCAGTTGCTGGCCTTGGCAAG GTGTTCTTGAAGTATGGTGATACTGATGGATCGTCAAGGGCAAGAAGCGGGATGAATGGTAGAAAGTTTGGAGGGAACGAAGTGGTTGCTGTGTTCTACAAGTTTGATCAGGGAGACTATGGAGCCTGA
- the LOC106344330 gene encoding probable polyol transporter 6, whose protein sequence is MADQVSGENPTEKTVEKLTETPTGVNRYALQCAIVASIVSIIFGYDTGVMSGAMVFIEEELKTNDVQIEVLTGILNLCALVGSLLAGRTSDVIGRRYTIVLASVLFMLGSILMGWGPSYPVLLTGRCTAGLGVGFALMVAPVYSAEIATASHRGLLASLPHLCISIGILLGYLLNYFFSKLPMQIGWRLMLGIAAVPSLVLAFGILKMPESPRWLILQGRLGEGKKVLDLVSNSPEEAKIRFQDIKIAAGIDPKCEDEVVKMENKKTHGEGVWKELILRPTPAVRRVLLTALGIHFFQHATGIEAVLLYGPKIFKRAGITAKDKLFLVTIGVGIMKTTFIFTATFLLDKVGRRKLLLTSVGGMVCALTMLGFGLTMAQNSGGKLAWALVLSIVSAYSFVAVFSIGLGPITWVYSSEVFPLKLRAQGASLGVAVNRVMNATVSMSFLSLTKAITTGGAFFMFAGVAAVAWNFFFFLMPETKGKSLEEIEALFQRDGDHKVRGENGTV, encoded by the exons ATGGCCGATCAAGTATCAGGCGAGAATCCGACCGAGAAGACGGTCGAGAAGCTGACCGAGACGCCGACAGGAGTTAATAGATATGCACTTCAATGTGCTATTGTCGCCTCCATCGTCTCCATCATCTTTGGTTACG ATACTGGTGTAATGAGTGGAGCGATGGTGTTTATAGAAGAAGAGTTGAAGACAAACGATGTTCAGATCGAAGTTCTCACTGGTATTCTCAACCTTTGTGCACTCGTCGGATCACTACTCGCCGGAAGAACGTCGGACGTGATCGGTCGGCGTTACACAATCGTCTTGGCCTCAGTACTCTTCATGCTGGGCTCAATACTAATGGGCTGGGGTCCGAGTTATCCTGTACTCCTCACCGGTCGATGCACTGCCGGACTAGGAGTTGGTTTTGCTCTAATGGTTGCTCCGGTTTACTCGGCCGAGATAGCAACCGCTTCGCATAGAGGACTCTTAGCTTCCCTACCTCACCTTTGCATCAGTATAGGGATTCTACTAGGCTATCTACTGAATTACTTCTTCTCCAAGCTACCGATGCAAATAGGTTGGAGGCTGATGCTAGGTATAGCCGCGGTCCCGTCCCTAGTGCTAGCCTTCGGGATCTTGAAAATGCCGGAATCTCCGCGGTGGTTGATCCTACAAGGCCGCCTCGGAGAGGGGAAGAAGGTACTAGACTTGGTGTCGAACTCGCCCGAAGAGGCGAAAATACGGTTTCAAGACATTAAAATAGCTGCCGGAATCGACCCCAAGTGCGAGGATGAAGTGGTGAAGATGGAGAACAAGAAGACACACGGAGAAGGTGTTTGGAAAGAACTCATTTTAAGACCTACTCCTGCGGTAAGACGGGTTCTTTTAACCGCATTAGGGATTCATTTCTTCCAGCACGCGACGGGAATCGAAGCCGTGCTGCTATACGGTCCGAAGATTTTTAAAAGAGCAGGAATAACGGCTAAAGACAAGCTGTTCTTGGTCACAATCGGTGTCGGAATCATGAAAACGACGTTTATTTTCACGGCGACTTTCTTGCTCGACAAGGTAGGTCGGAGGAAGCTTTTGTTGACCAGCGTCGGAGGAATGGTTTGCGCGTTGACGATGTTAGGATTTGGGCTTACGATGGCCCAGAACTCAGGCGGGAAGCTAGCTTGGGCTTTGGTGCTCAGCATAGTTTCAGCTTACAGTTTCGTCGCGGTTTTCTCTATTGGGCTTGGCCCAATAACTTGGGTCTACAGCTCTGAGGTGTTCCCGTTGAAGCTTAGAGCGCAAGGAGCGAGTCTCGGCGTTGCGGTGAACAGAGTCATGAACGCCACCGTGTCGATGTCGTTTCTCTCGTTGACTAAGGCGATAACCACCGGAGGAGCTTTCTTTATGTTCGCCGGAGTAGCTGCGGTGGCGTGGAATTTCTTCTTCTTCCTCATGCCGGAGACTAAAGGAAAGTCGCTTGAAGAGATCGAAGCGCTTTTTCAAAGAGACGGCGATCATAAAGTACGCGGCGAAAACGGCACCGTTTAA
- the LOC106293086 gene encoding uncharacterized protein LOC106293086 — MKEDDVLPAATATNQKKDSSDSVLFGRGRYKFFAFAALMLLAFWSMFTGTVTLRLSTEDLNRLSEDIGIPTNHESLDVLEMEERERVVKHMWDVYTNSRRIKLPQFWQQAFVAAYEELTSDVPGVRDAAIGEIAKMSVARSISLDPATPSRSMSARVLGRSFNKILHKPAASS; from the exons ATGAAGGAAGACGATGTCTTGCCGGCGGCGACGGCGACAAATCAGAAGAAGGATAGCTCCGATTCGGTCTTGTTCGGAAGAGGACGTTACAAGTTCTTTGCCTTCGCCGCTCTTATGCTTCTTGCGTTTTGGTCGATGTTCACCGGTACAGTCACTCTCCGGTTATCCACGGAAGATCTAAACCGGTTATCGGAAGATATCGGGATCCCAACGAACCACGAGAGCCTAGACGTTTTG GAAATGGAGGAGAGGGAGAGAGTGGTGAAGCATATGTGGGATGTGTATACTAACAGTCGTCGGATCAAGTTGCCTCAGTTTTGGCAACAGGCGTTTGTTGCTGCTTATGAGGAGCTTACCAGCGATGTTCCTGGGGTTAGAGACGCTGCTATTGGTGAAATCGCCAAGATGTCGGTGGCTCGGTCTATCTCTCTTGATCCAGCTACTCCTTCCCGATCAATG AGCGCAAGGGTATTGGGAAGAAGCTTCAACAAGATTCTACACAAGCCAGCAGCAAGTAGCTGA
- the LOC106298237 gene encoding uncharacterized protein LOC106298237 — protein MLLMRPRGRRAPNPIFARSSLSFSGHLAELERTLELASNSTNSSSSTVVVDSLRAYMQIVDVASILGLDCDISEHAFELFRDCCSATCLRNRSVEALATACLVQAIREAQEPPNSSGFCLIPFALL, from the exons ATGCTCCTCATGCGGCCGCGTGGTAGAAGAGCGC CAAACCCGATCTTCGCTCGCTCCTCCCTCTCCTTCTCAGGCCACCTCGCCGAGCTCGAACGAACCCTGGAGCTCGCTTCGAATTCGACGAACTCGTCGTCGTCGACGGTGGTTGTGGATAGCCTTAGGGCTTATATGCAGATCGTCGACGTGGCGTCGATTTTGGGATTGGATTGCGATATCTCCGAGCATGCTTTCGAGTTGTTTAGGGATTGCTGCTCAGCTACTTGCTTGAGGAACAGAAGCGTCGAGGCGTTGGCTACTGCTTGTCTTGTTCAAGCTATTAGAGAAGCTCAAGAGCCTCCCAACTCTTCAGGATTCTGTCTAATACCTTTTGCTTTGCTTTGA
- the LOC106328759 gene encoding LOW QUALITY PROTEIN: transcription initiation factor IIB-like (The sequence of the model RefSeq protein was modified relative to this genomic sequence to represent the inferred CDS: inserted 2 bases in 1 codon; deleted 1 base in 1 codon) produces the protein IASNVQQKEIGKYIKILGEALQLSQPINSNSISVHMPRFCTLLQLNKSAQELATHIGEVVINKCFCTRRNPISIXIYLACQLEDKRKTQAEICKITGLTLRKVYKELLENWDDLLPSNYTPAVPPEKAFSTTRSTTPRAVDPSPEPSFMDRDKPSVKPIESLDNAHQQQSKGKEDQY, from the exons ATTGCATCCAATGTACAGCAAAAGGAGATT GGAAAGTACATCAAGATCTTAGGAGAAGCTTTACAGCTAAGCCAACCAATCAACAGCAACTCTATATCAGTTCATATGCCAAGGTTCTGCACTCTCCTTCAACTTAACAAGTCTGCTCAG GAGCTGGCAACGCATATTGGAGAAGTGGTGATCAACAAATGCTTCTGCACGCGTAGAAACCCCATCAGCAT TATCTATCTAGCTTGCCAGCTTGAAGACAAACGGAAGACGCAAGCGGAGATTTGTAAAATAACGGGACTAACTCTACGCAAAGTCTACAAAGAACTCTTAGAGAATTGGGACGATCTTCTCCCGTCTAACTACACACCAGCCGTCCCACCGGAGAAAGCATTCTCCACAACACGTTCGACAACTCCTAGAGCCGTGGATCCATCGCCTGAACCGAGTTTCATGGACAGAGACAAGCCATCGGTTAAACCCATTGAAAGTTTAGATAATGCACACCAGCAACAGTCCAAAGGCAAAGAAGATCAGTATTAG